The Mycolicibacterium boenickei genome has a segment encoding these proteins:
- a CDS encoding LLM class F420-dependent oxidoreductase — protein sequence MNQPSSPIRIGVQLQPQHSPKYSHIRDAVRRCEDIGVDIAFNWDHFFPLYGDPDGAHYECWTMLGAWAEQTSRIEIGALVSCNSYRNPELLADMARTVDHISDGRLILGIGSGWKQKDYDEYGYEFGTAGSRLDDLAEALPRIEARLAKLNPAPTREIPILIGGQGERKTLRLVAEHADIWHAFVDRNTYPGKAEVLAEHCGITGRDPSTVQRSAGVQESGGIDAMLAEADALADLGVSILTVGVNGPDYDLTAAEALCRWRDGRARKV from the coding sequence ATGAACCAGCCGTCGTCTCCCATCCGTATCGGGGTGCAGCTGCAGCCACAGCACTCCCCCAAGTACAGCCATATCCGCGACGCGGTGCGCCGCTGCGAGGACATCGGCGTCGACATCGCCTTCAACTGGGATCACTTCTTCCCGCTCTACGGTGATCCCGACGGTGCGCACTACGAATGCTGGACGATGCTCGGCGCCTGGGCCGAGCAGACCTCACGCATCGAGATCGGCGCCCTGGTCAGCTGCAACTCCTACCGCAACCCCGAGCTGCTGGCCGACATGGCCCGCACCGTCGACCACATCTCTGACGGACGCCTCATTCTCGGCATCGGAAGTGGTTGGAAACAAAAGGATTACGACGAGTACGGGTACGAGTTCGGCACCGCGGGCAGCCGCCTGGACGACCTGGCCGAGGCCCTGCCCCGGATCGAGGCCCGGCTGGCCAAGCTCAACCCGGCGCCCACCCGGGAGATCCCGATCCTCATCGGCGGTCAGGGCGAACGCAAGACGCTGCGCCTGGTGGCCGAACACGCCGACATCTGGCACGCGTTCGTCGACCGCAACACCTACCCGGGCAAGGCGGAGGTCCTCGCCGAGCACTGCGGCATCACCGGCCGCGATCCGTCCACCGTGCAGCGCTCGGCCGGGGTGCAGGAGTCAGGTGGCATCGACGCGATGCTCGCCGAGGCCGACGCACTGGCCGATCTGGGCGTCAGCATCCTCACCGTGGGCGTCAACGGACCCGACTACGACCTGACCGCCGCCGAAGCCCTGTGCCGCTGGCGCGACGGTCGAGCGCGCAAAGTTTAG
- a CDS encoding MarR family winged helix-turn-helix transcriptional regulator: protein MVEPDSQVTELAGELQRVLSKVFSVLRRGDTNKGTAGELTLAQLSILLTLLDQGPIRMTELAARERVRTPTTTVAIRRLEKLGLVKRSRDPSDLRAVLVEVTPRGLVQHRESLAARRADLAARLANLSSDDLATLATALAPLERLASQNEQAPANSAKSE from the coding sequence ATGGTGGAGCCCGATTCACAGGTCACAGAGCTGGCCGGAGAGCTGCAACGCGTTCTCTCCAAGGTGTTCTCGGTGCTGCGCCGCGGCGACACCAACAAGGGCACTGCCGGCGAACTCACGCTGGCCCAGCTGTCCATCCTGCTCACCCTGCTCGACCAGGGCCCGATCCGGATGACCGAGCTGGCCGCCCGCGAGCGCGTGCGCACCCCGACCACCACCGTGGCGATCCGCCGGCTGGAGAAGCTCGGCCTGGTCAAGCGCTCCCGTGACCCTTCCGACCTGCGTGCCGTGCTCGTCGAGGTCACCCCGCGCGGGCTGGTGCAGCACCGTGAATCGCTGGCCGCCCGGCGCGCCGACCTGGCCGCCCGGTTGGCCAACCTGAGCTCCGACGATCTCGCGACGCTGGCCACCGCGCTGGCCCCGCTCGAGCGACTGGCCAGCCAGAACGAGCAGGCTCCGGCCAATTCCGCCAAGTCCGAGTAG
- a CDS encoding GntR family transcriptional regulator, whose amino-acid sequence MPKNYGVKEKDQVVTHIINLVMTGKLRSGDRIDRNEIVRDLGLSRVPIQEAVVQLEHDGILSTRYHRGAFVSRFDEATVAEHHELYGILNGIASARCAASPTPRIVAHLDDTLRVMRSAKDTKTFQEACWVFRDAINDEYAGPRLHATIRAGKSFAPSEFWINYPKAKADFLTGYEAETAAIHARDPEGARQACTERAEKMAQIMIAELTRRGVFGDLRSP is encoded by the coding sequence GTGCCCAAGAACTACGGGGTCAAGGAGAAGGATCAGGTTGTCACGCACATCATCAATCTGGTGATGACGGGCAAGCTGCGATCCGGCGACCGTATTGACCGCAACGAGATCGTTCGTGACCTCGGGCTCAGCCGCGTCCCCATCCAGGAAGCCGTGGTTCAGCTCGAGCACGACGGCATCCTCTCGACGCGGTACCACCGCGGCGCATTCGTGTCCCGGTTCGACGAGGCCACCGTTGCCGAGCACCATGAGTTGTACGGCATCCTCAACGGCATCGCCTCGGCGCGCTGTGCTGCGAGTCCCACCCCCCGCATCGTCGCCCACCTCGATGACACGTTGCGAGTGATGCGTTCAGCAAAGGACACCAAGACCTTCCAGGAGGCGTGTTGGGTGTTCCGCGACGCGATCAACGACGAGTACGCCGGGCCGCGCCTGCATGCCACCATCCGGGCCGGTAAGAGCTTCGCGCCCTCGGAATTCTGGATCAACTACCCGAAAGCCAAGGCCGACTTCCTGACCGGCTACGAGGCCGAGACCGCTGCCATCCACGCCCGCGACCCCGAAGGCGCCCGCCAGGCCTGCACCGAACGCGCCGAGAAGATGGCCCAGATCATGATCGCCGAGCTCACCCGCCGCGGCGTGTTCGGCGACTTGCGGTCCCCTTGA
- a CDS encoding amino acid ABC transporter ATP-binding protein, translating into MSAPQPVALAAKDIHLSFGPNAVLRGVDLDVPAGTTTAVIGPSGSGKSTLLRTLNRLYEPDSGDILLDGRSVLADNPDQLRQRIGMVFQQFNLFPHKTVLDNVTLGPRKLKKLSHDHARTVGLEQLDRVGLRHKADVRPSTLSGGQQQRVAIARALAMAPQVMFFDEATSALDPELVKGILELIAELAGEGMTILAVTHEMGFARSTADSVVFMDHGKVVESGTPDQIFEAAETDRLRRFLSQVL; encoded by the coding sequence ATGTCGGCTCCACAGCCAGTCGCGCTGGCCGCCAAGGACATCCACCTCTCGTTCGGGCCGAACGCGGTGCTGCGCGGGGTGGACCTGGACGTGCCCGCCGGCACCACGACGGCCGTCATCGGCCCGTCCGGATCCGGGAAATCGACGCTGCTGCGCACCTTGAACCGCCTGTACGAACCCGACAGCGGCGATATCCTGCTCGACGGCCGCTCCGTGCTGGCCGACAATCCCGACCAGCTGCGCCAGCGGATCGGCATGGTCTTCCAGCAGTTCAACCTGTTCCCGCACAAGACCGTTCTGGACAACGTCACGCTCGGCCCGCGCAAGCTCAAGAAGCTCAGCCACGACCACGCCCGCACGGTGGGCCTCGAGCAACTCGACCGGGTTGGTCTGCGGCACAAGGCCGATGTGCGTCCGAGCACACTTTCCGGCGGCCAGCAGCAGCGGGTCGCGATCGCCCGGGCACTCGCCATGGCCCCGCAGGTGATGTTCTTCGACGAGGCCACCTCCGCATTGGACCCGGAGCTGGTCAAGGGAATCCTGGAGTTGATCGCCGAGCTGGCGGGCGAGGGGATGACGATCCTGGCGGTCACCCACGAGATGGGCTTCGCCCGCTCCACCGCCGACTCGGTGGTGTTCATGGATCACGGCAAAGTGGTCGAATCGGGTACCCCGGATCAGATCTTCGAAGCGGCCGAGACGGATCGGCTGCGCCGCTTCCTGTCGCAGGTGCTGTGA
- a CDS encoding ABC transporter substrate-binding protein/permease, whose protein sequence is MDARRSAALLTTVLMLFGLLCAAPASADVDQCAPPGVDSASALPTNLAAAATGPGADKYTTAGVVPLDAVRPENLGLGTPGVLTVGTLSDAPPSICINSAGQFTGFDNELLRAIAHKLGLRINFVGTDFSGLLAQTASRRFDVASSSITTTDARRRTVGFTNGYDFGYFSLVVPTGSPITGFSQLAPGQRIGVVQGTVQEAYVIDTLHLQPVKFPDYNTVYASLKTRQIDAWVAPSQQASGTVQPGDPAQIIENTFSLDNFVAWAVAKENQPLIDALNSGLDAVIADGTWAKLYSDWVPRALPPGWKPGSKAAPAPQLPDFAAIAAAKEKPAAGAPAAPKSTLAQLRDSFLDWDLYKQAIPDLLRTGLPNTLILTVCASVIGLVLGMILAVAGISRSRWLRWPARVYTDIFRGLPEVVIILLIGLGIGPVVGSLTGNSPYPLGIAALGLMAAAYVGEIFRSGIQSVEAGQLEASRALGFSYASSMRLVVVPQGIRRVLPALMNQFISLLKASSLVYFLGLVASQRELFQVGRDLNAQTGNLSPLVAAGLFYLLLTIPLTHLVNFVDNRLRRGRAPVEEELPPAATTQEMI, encoded by the coding sequence ATGGACGCCAGACGATCGGCCGCGCTGCTGACCACGGTCCTGATGCTGTTCGGTCTGCTGTGTGCGGCACCGGCAAGCGCGGACGTCGATCAGTGCGCACCCCCCGGAGTGGACAGTGCCAGCGCACTGCCCACCAACCTGGCAGCCGCGGCCACCGGGCCCGGCGCCGACAAATACACCACCGCCGGCGTGGTCCCCCTCGATGCGGTCCGGCCTGAGAATCTCGGCCTCGGGACCCCAGGCGTGCTCACCGTAGGCACGTTGTCGGACGCACCGCCCAGCATCTGCATCAACTCGGCCGGACAGTTCACCGGCTTCGACAACGAACTGCTGCGTGCCATCGCCCACAAGCTCGGCCTGCGGATCAACTTCGTCGGCACCGACTTCTCCGGCCTGCTGGCCCAGACCGCGTCCCGGCGCTTCGACGTGGCGTCCTCATCGATCACCACCACCGACGCCCGGCGCCGTACCGTCGGCTTCACCAACGGCTACGACTTCGGATACTTCTCTCTCGTGGTTCCCACCGGTTCTCCGATCACCGGGTTCAGCCAACTCGCCCCCGGCCAGCGCATCGGGGTGGTGCAGGGCACCGTGCAGGAGGCCTACGTCATCGACACGCTGCACCTGCAGCCGGTGAAGTTCCCCGACTACAACACCGTCTACGCCAGCCTCAAGACCCGTCAGATCGACGCCTGGGTGGCGCCGTCGCAGCAGGCCTCGGGCACAGTGCAACCCGGTGACCCGGCGCAGATCATCGAAAACACCTTCAGCCTGGACAATTTCGTGGCATGGGCGGTGGCCAAGGAGAACCAGCCGCTGATCGACGCGCTGAACTCCGGGCTGGACGCCGTGATCGCCGACGGCACCTGGGCCAAGCTGTATTCGGACTGGGTGCCCCGGGCCCTCCCCCCGGGCTGGAAGCCCGGGTCCAAGGCCGCGCCCGCACCTCAGCTACCCGATTTCGCCGCGATCGCCGCCGCCAAGGAGAAGCCCGCCGCAGGCGCCCCCGCCGCGCCCAAATCGACACTGGCGCAACTGAGGGACTCGTTCCTGGACTGGGACCTCTACAAGCAGGCGATCCCCGATCTGCTGCGCACCGGCCTGCCCAACACGCTGATCCTGACCGTGTGCGCCAGCGTCATCGGGTTGGTGCTCGGGATGATCCTGGCGGTGGCAGGTATCTCCCGGTCCCGGTGGTTGCGCTGGCCCGCCCGGGTGTACACCGACATCTTCCGCGGCCTTCCCGAAGTGGTGATCATCCTGTTGATCGGGCTCGGTATCGGGCCCGTGGTCGGATCGCTCACCGGCAACAGCCCCTATCCGCTGGGCATCGCGGCGCTGGGGCTCATGGCGGCGGCCTACGTCGGGGAGATCTTCCGCTCCGGCATCCAGAGCGTCGAGGCCGGACAACTGGAAGCCTCACGCGCCCTGGGCTTCAGCTATGCCTCGTCGATGCGCCTGGTCGTCGTCCCGCAGGGCATCCGACGGGTGCTGCCGGCCCTGATGAACCAGTTCATCTCACTGCTCAAGGCATCGTCGCTGGTGTATTTCCTCGGCCTGGTGGCCAGCCAGCGCGAGCTGTTCCAGGTCGGCCGAGATCTCAACGCCCAGACCGGAAATCTGTCACCGCTGGTGGCCGCCGGGCTGTTCTACCTGCTGCTGACCATCCCGCTGACACATCTGGTGAACTTCGTCGACAACCGGCTGCGGCGCGGCCGCGCACCCGTCGAAGAGGAACTGCCGCCCGCCGCGACCACCCAGGAGATGATCTGA
- a CDS encoding PhoX family protein: protein MALIPLNLFLTHRGTSSRQHVTCRFRCGDACSKPVPNNTENEYFGDIVQQLSRRSMLRATGVTVLAVGAGSALAACGTDGQPVTTPTAPAAPAETPPGMKFGPVRPNVEDAVVIPEGYRQHVVIAWGDPILPDAPAFDVNKQTAEAQRKQFGFNNDFAALMPIEGRDNHFLLVTNFEYVTPQFMFPGYNPDAPTREQFDIEIAAVGMGVVEVERGPDGALKPVMGRYNRRITAETPFTLTGPAAGTDFVKTAADPAGRTVAGTFDNCSGGVTPWGTVLSGEENFNSRFGAPEGSPEPKPVDADRFNRYGIELEPTELKWENFDPRFDLAKSPNEVNRFGYVVEINPWDPNSTPVKHSALGRLKHEAANVYVTDDGTVVVYTGDDERFDYMYKFVSAKKIQPGHDPAAMAHNMTLLDEGTLYVAKLSSDIPAAEIDGSGKLPAKGSFTGSGTWLPLLRSGPGGAGESLVDGFTAQEVAVFTRMAADKAGATKMDRPEDFEANPHTGKVYVALTNNDKRGAEGKAGVDAANPRNENKNGQILEITDEHAGTTFTWDLLLVCGDPTAADTYYAGFDKTKVSPISCPDNLAFDSHGNLWISTDGNALDSNDGLFAVALDGPNRGETKQFLSVPIGAETCGPVVTDDLVTVCVQHPGEGDDYSLHTPLSHWPGGGDTPARPAVVAVWKPEGQIGV, encoded by the coding sequence ATGGCGCTGATACCGTTGAACCTCTTTCTCACTCATCGTGGAACCTCGTCGCGCCAGCATGTGACCTGCCGATTCCGGTGTGGCGACGCATGCTCGAAGCCAGTCCCCAACAACACTGAGAACGAGTACTTCGGCGACATCGTCCAGCAGCTCTCGCGGCGCTCGATGCTGCGGGCGACCGGTGTGACCGTCCTGGCAGTCGGCGCCGGATCGGCGCTTGCCGCGTGCGGGACCGACGGGCAGCCCGTAACGACGCCGACGGCTCCGGCAGCCCCCGCCGAGACGCCCCCAGGAATGAAGTTCGGCCCGGTGCGGCCGAATGTCGAAGATGCCGTGGTGATCCCCGAGGGCTACCGCCAGCACGTGGTGATCGCGTGGGGCGATCCGATCCTGCCCGATGCTCCGGCATTCGACGTGAACAAGCAGACGGCCGAAGCCCAGCGCAAGCAATTCGGCTTCAACAATGACTTCGCTGCCCTCATGCCGATCGAGGGGCGCGACAACCACTTTCTGCTGGTAACCAACTTCGAGTACGTCACTCCCCAGTTCATGTTTCCCGGCTACAACCCGGACGCGCCGACCCGTGAGCAGTTCGACATCGAGATCGCCGCGGTCGGCATGGGCGTTGTCGAGGTCGAACGCGGTCCCGACGGTGCACTCAAACCGGTGATGGGCCGTTACAACCGGCGAATCACCGCCGAAACCCCGTTCACGCTCACCGGTCCCGCTGCCGGAACCGACTTCGTCAAGACCGCGGCCGACCCGGCCGGCCGCACAGTGGCAGGAACATTCGACAACTGCTCAGGCGGCGTAACCCCCTGGGGAACGGTGCTTTCCGGCGAAGAGAACTTCAACAGCCGCTTCGGCGCGCCCGAGGGCAGTCCGGAACCCAAGCCGGTGGACGCCGACCGATTCAACCGCTACGGCATCGAGCTTGAGCCGACAGAACTCAAGTGGGAGAACTTCGATCCCCGGTTCGATCTGGCGAAATCCCCCAACGAGGTCAACCGTTTCGGCTACGTCGTCGAGATAAACCCGTGGGACCCGAACTCGACCCCGGTGAAACACTCCGCGCTCGGACGGCTCAAGCACGAGGCCGCCAACGTCTACGTCACCGACGACGGCACCGTCGTGGTCTACACCGGTGACGACGAGCGCTTCGACTACATGTACAAATTCGTGTCCGCCAAGAAAATTCAACCCGGACACGATCCCGCGGCCATGGCACACAACATGACCCTGCTCGACGAGGGAACGCTATATGTGGCCAAGCTGTCCAGCGATATTCCTGCCGCCGAGATCGACGGATCCGGAAAGCTGCCCGCGAAGGGCTCGTTCACCGGGTCGGGCACCTGGTTGCCGCTGTTGCGATCCGGGCCCGGCGGGGCCGGGGAATCCTTGGTCGACGGCTTCACCGCACAGGAAGTCGCGGTGTTCACCCGCATGGCCGCCGACAAGGCAGGCGCCACCAAGATGGACCGCCCGGAGGACTTCGAGGCCAATCCTCACACCGGCAAGGTCTATGTCGCGCTGACCAACAACGACAAACGCGGCGCTGAAGGCAAGGCCGGGGTGGATGCGGCCAACCCACGCAACGAGAACAAGAACGGCCAGATCCTGGAGATCACCGACGAGCACGCAGGCACGACGTTCACCTGGGACCTGTTGCTGGTGTGCGGTGACCCGACGGCGGCCGATACCTACTACGCAGGTTTCGACAAGACCAAGGTCAGCCCCATCTCGTGTCCCGACAACCTCGCCTTCGACAGCCACGGCAATCTTTGGATCTCCACTGACGGCAACGCTCTCGACTCCAACGACGGACTGTTCGCCGTCGCCCTCGACGGACCGAACCGCGGTGAGACCAAACAGTTCCTGTCGGTGCCGATCGGAGCCGAGACGTGCGGCCCGGTGGTGACCGACGACCTGGTGACGGTATGTGTCCAACACCCCGGCGAGGGTGACGACTACAGCCTTCACACGCCGCTGTCGCATTGGCCGGGTGGCGGTGACACACCCGCGCGCCCTGCCGTCGTCGCCGTGTGGAAGCCCGAGGGTCAGATCGGCGTCTAG